The window TTAGCTCGTCTCAATAATGTTGCTGAGACGACGCCAATCCAATTTCAGTGCGATCCGGGGAGCGACGTTGGAGACGCCTTCCAGTCATGAGAGATTGTTATTTATTGTAATTCCGTCAGCCCGCGCCGCCCCACTGGTTGAACCAGACCAGCTCCTGTAAATCCTTGCGCTGGCTCCAGTTTTCCTGTTGCAGCATCGGCGCGTCATAAAATTTATCCACATGCCCCAGACACAGAATGGCGATCGGCTCGCTGCCCTCCGGACATTGCAGTAACGAGGCTAATTCAACGGGATCGAACAGCGACACCCAACCCATGCCAACCCCTTCACAGCGGGCCGCCAGCCAGAGGTTCTGGATCGCGCAGCTGGCGGACGCCAGATCCATATCCGGCATGGTGCGACGACCGAAAATATATTTTTCGCGGCGATCCGTGAGCATCACCACCAGCAATACCGGACACTCACGCACCCCCTCCACTTTCAGGCGCATAAACTCCTGGCCGCGTTCGCCTAGCGCCTCCGCCGTCAGCAGACGCTCTTTCTCCACCGTGGCGGCGATATCCCGGCGCAGACTGGGCTCGGTGATGCGAATAAAACGCCAGGGCTGCATGAAGCCCACGCTGGGCGCGTGATGGGCGGCTTGCAGAATACGCTGCAAAGTCGCTTCGTCCACCGGGTCCGGCAGGAAATGACGCATATCGCGTCGTTCGTAAATCGCGCGATACACCGCCTGTTTTTCTTCGGGTGAATAGCCGCTGTCCGTCATGAGTCGCCTTATCTGTCAGCGAGGGCGGCGGTCAGTCTCCCTGCGAGACCGGCGTCCTCCAAATCAAAAAGTCCAAACCGTAAATACGCCAGCTCCGCATTCACCCGCCAAAGGCGAATCAACACGCCCCGCTGCGCGCAACGTTCGAAAATCCGCTCAGCCTGCACTGTCGGCGTCAACACGGACACAAACAGCGGCGTGCGCCGGCAATCCTGCGCCCTCTTGAATACCGACTGCGCCAGAATAAGCGCCTGCAGGTCGCGGCTCACCAAGGAGAGCTTTTCTCGCATAGCGGTAATCCAAGCCTCATCGCGCAACGCCCGAGTCGCCACATATTGCGCGGCGCTGTTCACCGCCCAGGGACCAAGCCGGCGCTGCAATGCCGCCAGCCAGTGAGGCGCCGCCGCCACAAATCCCAATCGCACTCCCGGCCAACCGAAAAATTTGCCGAATGAGCGCAACACCACAATGTTTTCCGGCAGGGTCTCGCCCAGCAGGCTGGAATCTGTCTCCGCATCGGCGAAGGCTTCGTCCACCACCATCAATGCGCCCGTGGACTGCAGTCGCTGCGCCAACTCACGTAGCGCCGCCAATGGCGTCCTACGGGCGGCGGGGTTATTCGGATTAATCGCCACCAGGGCGCGCAAGTTTTCTGTCTGCGCCAGACGCGCCGCCGCTCCCGCCAGATCTCCTGCAGGGTAATGAATAATTTTGAAGCCTTGACGACGCCAGTGATGCTCATGTTCGCGATAGCCGACGTCCGGCAGCGCCGCCACACCTGGGGCGCAGCAGGCGGGCAGATGTTGAATCGCCCATTGCGTGCCGGGAATCGCCAGCAGGGAATCCGTCCCGTAATAAACGCTGGCGGCCTGTTGCAACGCCGGGTCGGCATAAGGCAGACGTCGAAACACCTCTGCCGGAATGCTGGTCAGCGGGTATGGAAAAGGGCTGACGCCGGTGGATAAATCCAGCCAGTCAGCGGCGGCAACGCCATACAGGCGGCTGTATTTATCCAGATCGCCGCCATGGACGGGAGCCGGCTCATCATCCTGAAGGTCCACGTGTCCGGCCCCGTTATCAAAGTCGCTCCCGTTCATTCAACCCGCTCCCCACAGCCATAGCACGCCCACTCCCAAAGCCACTGTCGCCGTCCACAACGCCAGAGAGCGATTGATCAGTCCACAGGCGCGCTCAATGGATTGCGCCGTGGCGGCGTCGCCGCAGCCCAGTGAAGGCCGATGCTGCAGACTGCCGTGATAGGTCGCCGCGCCGCCGAGCCGCACCCGCAGCGCGCCCGCGCCCGCCGCCATGACCGGCCCTGCATTGGGACTTTTCCATTGCGCGCCCTGAGCGCGCCAGCATCGCAGGGCGCTGTCCATGGCCCCGCAGCAGGCGTAACTGAAGGCGGTCAGACGGGCGGGAATCCAGTTGAGCACATCGTCAAGTCGCGCCGCCGCCCAGCCAAAACTTAAATAACGCGGGCTCTTATAGCCCCACATTGCATCCAGGGTATTGCTGAGGCGATACAACACCACGCCGGGAACGCCGGCGAGCAGAAACCAGAAGATGGCGGCGAAGATGGCGTCGTTGCCGTTTTCAAGAGCGGATTCCGTGGCGGCGGAGGCGATCTCCTCCTCCCCCAGTTCGGCGGTGTCGCGACTGACGATCATGGATAGACTGCGCCGCGCCGCCTCCGCGTCATGCCTGCGTAATGGCGCGGCGACCTGACGCACATGCTCCAGCAGACTGCGCCAACCGATGGCGAGATAAAGCACGAAGGCGGAAAAGATAATGTGTCCCCAGGTGGAAGACTCACTCCACGCGTTCGCCAGCCAGGCGAGCGCCGCCCAGGGCAGAATCGCGGCAGTCACCGCCGCCGCGCCAAGCGCGCGGGTTGCTGAGGAAGAGAAGTCGGCGATGCGAATCGCTCCCTCCACCCAACCGGCGTAACGCCCGAAACCAACCAAAGGATGCAGCCGGCGCGGTTCTCCCAACAGGGCGTCGAAAGTCAGGGCGAGGACAAGAATCAGCAATGTATCCATTGGTCAGTATGCGCCAGGCTC is drawn from Hahella sp. KA22 and contains these coding sequences:
- the bluB gene encoding 5,6-dimethylbenzimidazole synthase, whose protein sequence is MTDSGYSPEEKQAVYRAIYERRDMRHFLPDPVDEATLQRILQAAHHAPSVGFMQPWRFIRITEPSLRRDIAATVEKERLLTAEALGERGQEFMRLKVEGVRECPVLLVVMLTDRREKYIFGRRTMPDMDLASASCAIQNLWLAARCEGVGMGWVSLFDPVELASLLQCPEGSEPIAILCLGHVDKFYDAPMLQQENWSQRKDLQELVWFNQWGGAG
- the cobD gene encoding threonine-phosphate decarboxylase CobD, with the protein product MNGSDFDNGAGHVDLQDDEPAPVHGGDLDKYSRLYGVAAADWLDLSTGVSPFPYPLTSIPAEVFRRLPYADPALQQAASVYYGTDSLLAIPGTQWAIQHLPACCAPGVAALPDVGYREHEHHWRRQGFKIIHYPAGDLAGAAARLAQTENLRALVAINPNNPAARRTPLAALRELAQRLQSTGALMVVDEAFADAETDSSLLGETLPENIVVLRSFGKFFGWPGVRLGFVAAAPHWLAALQRRLGPWAVNSAAQYVATRALRDEAWITAMREKLSLVSRDLQALILAQSVFKRAQDCRRTPLFVSVLTPTVQAERIFERCAQRGVLIRLWRVNAELAYLRFGLFDLEDAGLAGRLTAALADR
- the cbiB gene encoding adenosylcobinamide-phosphate synthase CbiB, producing the protein MDTLLILVLALTFDALLGEPRRLHPLVGFGRYAGWVEGAIRIADFSSSATRALGAAAVTAAILPWAALAWLANAWSESSTWGHIIFSAFVLYLAIGWRSLLEHVRQVAAPLRRHDAEAARRSLSMIVSRDTAELGEEEIASAATESALENGNDAIFAAIFWFLLAGVPGVVLYRLSNTLDAMWGYKSPRYLSFGWAAARLDDVLNWIPARLTAFSYACCGAMDSALRCWRAQGAQWKSPNAGPVMAAGAGALRVRLGGAATYHGSLQHRPSLGCGDAATAQSIERACGLINRSLALWTATVALGVGVLWLWGAG